One genomic window of Cricetulus griseus strain 17A/GY chromosome 3, alternate assembly CriGri-PICRH-1.0, whole genome shotgun sequence includes the following:
- the Znf646 gene encoding zinc finger protein 646 isoform X1, whose product MADMPLSFSCSDCQRHFPNLPELSRHRELLHPSANQDSEEADGSPHPFRSQQCGRGYHHPGTSVNHQQNLETGLFPCTTCGKDFTNPLALQSHMRTHALEGHQRHRPPHAKETTSHGHIETMSTESWGQRLDSREGWESQTKHVQETGECDSEADPRAVPGTWEDPPTKSREGLEIQPDPKESAEDWVPATNSDGAPPLPTPASNLLSNLEQYLAESVVNFTGGQESTEPLAAEEERKYKCNQCGKTYKHAGSLTNHRQSHTLGIYPCAICFKEFSNLMALKNHSRLHAQYRPYHCPHCPRAFRLPRDLLEHQQSHEGEKQEQPWEEREMLTTNGHTDERSWNQLPKTPILNGSGELSTSGQLEDGSPEEYRPFCCGDCGRTYRHAGSLINHRKSHQTGIYPCSVCSKQLFNAAALKNHVRAHHRPRQGTGEEVSSTAHMLAETTKKEEEVPESNLDHRPYKCNECGRAYRHRGSLVNHRHSHRTGEYQCSLCPRKYPNLMALRNHVRVHCKATRRSAYPGTEGSPSPVKKEQPDPVGTEAAFHTDQGHVYKHEEEATADRTTQQICNICGMLFEDLKSLEHHGMTHKAGEGEKSRTDSNVSPPRAFACRDCGKSYRHSGSLINHRQTHQTGDFSCGTCAKHFHTMAAMKSHLRRHSRQWNRRHQKQDSTGEEESKLAPAGTWTQKLENDEDLDSSQDPLGESPCGAEDNLERDGDCLQVGSKGSEYGLGRDEACFLGAKEDTGTEEGLEKKEACFLDHLDIPGDEESSKAGFYDSLPGVDSDQKPGICQFDSSHPADTDTVWKAEVTHTCSDCGESFPHAAGLLSHRSCHPPGIYQCSLCPKEFDSLPALRSHFQNHRPGEVASAQPFLCCLCGMIFPGRTDYRHHLRQAHGTSGIPEGSEEEEEGTAEAASTHSPPLQLSEAELLNQLQREVEALDGAGYGHICGCCGQTYDDLGSLARHHQSQSSSNTTETVPSHLEGSVDSIEIVTDHVFEGTVTSVSEEGKDTKSEEGVDGTVADSLCMQAGESFLESHPRPFRCNQCGKTYRHGGSLVNHRKIHQTGDFICPVCSRCYPNLAAYRNHLRNHPRCKGSEPQVGPISEAGGSNEPQNVAEAGQEQALIGQLQEEFKVEPFEEPARVKEEVWEETTVKEEELEHRLETAEKGCQTEVSSERPFSCEVCGRTYKHAGSLINHRQSHQTGHFGCQACSKGFSNLMSLKNHRRIHADPRRFRCSECGKAFRLRKQLANHQRVHTERRRGKGTQKLIREDRPFRCGQCGRNYRHAGSLLNHQCIHETGQYSCPFCFKTYSNRTALKDHQRLHSDSRRRRASRRAAAVRCTLCGCGFPGQGSLEQHLQEHEEGKLELARSQGGPHDTEGSKENLADDWGLEARSEGLQSVLQLEHGTQRPREHIQSPSRPAGSEFTESFSWEIGKVDGCQGDRGQMNHNGAWGLQDQLTKPEGKLEDLSESQSSGPAASYMDSWDDGDSSSQLQPESRPYCCSQCGKTYCQPDGLLNPDINKKDCHSCLRCSKELLSAVTTTVHNHTAAQIFACSNCSKVFESHIELATHMQTHAVDHNQAPSQTEETRDPQAGMVEVDPPGPGKAQEAPSKPPRDPEENGEPADVGQGANLTAAEDKERPFCCAQCGRSYRHAGSLLNHQKAHTTGLYPCSLCPKLLPNLLSLKNHSRTHTDPKRYSCNICGKAFRTAARLQGHGRVHAPQEGPFTCSHCPRHFRHQTSFLQHQQQHQEEWTMSSSGASVASVTSRGDSSTASLLDPSPQWPADLNFSV is encoded by the exons ATGGCAGACATGCCCCTTTCATTCAGTTGCTCTGACTGTCAGCGCCACTTTCCTAACCTCCCAGAACTGTCTCGGCATCGAGAACTGCTCCATCCATCTGCTAACCAGGACAGTGAGGAGGCTGACGGTTCCCCCCACCCCTTTCGAAGTCAGCAGTGTGGGCGTGGCTACCATCACCCAGGGACCTCTGTCAACCACCAACAGAACCTCGAAACTGGTCTTTTCCCCTGTACCACCTGTGGCAAGGATTTTACTAATCCCTTGGCCCTCCAGAGCCACATGAGGACTCATGCTCTTGAGGGACACCAAAGGCACAGGCCCCCACATGCCAAGGAAACCACTTCACACGGTCACATCGAGACAATGTCTACTGAATCCTGGGGTCAGAGACTTGATTCTAGGGAAGGCTGGGAAAGTCAGACAAAGCATGTACAAGAGACAGGTGAATGTGACTCTGAAGCTGATCCCAGGGCAGTTCCAGGTACTTGGGAAGATCCACCGACCAAATCAAGAGAAGGCTTAGAAATCCAGCCAGATCCTAAAGAAAGTGCAGAGGACTGGGTACCCGCCACCAATTCTGATGGAGCACCACCACTCCCCACTCCAGCCAGCAACCTGCTTAGCAATTTGGAACAGTATTTGGCTGAATCAGTAGTGAACTTCACAGGGGGCCAGGAATCCACTGAGCCACTTGCTGCTGAGGAGGAACGAAAATACAAGTGCAATCAATGTGGAAAGACCTATAAGCATGCTGGGAGCCTCACCAACCACCGCCAGAGCCACACTCTGGGCATCTACCCTTGTGCCATCTGTTTTAAGGAGTTTTCTAACCTCATGGCTCTGAAGAACCACTCACGACTCCACGCTCAGTATCGACCTTACCACTGTCCCCACTGCCCTCGTGCCTTCCGGCTCCCTCGGGATCTACTGGAACATCAGCAGTCCCACGAGGGGGAAAAGCAGGAACAgccatgggaagagagagagatgcttacCACAAATGGACATACGGATGAGAGGAGCTGGAATCAGCTACCCAAAACACCGATACTGAATGGCTCTGGGGAGCTCAGCACTTCTGGGCAGCTAGAGGATGGTAGCCCAGAGGAGTATCGACCTTTTTGTTGTGGGGACTGTGGTCGTACTTACCGTCATGCAGGTAGTCTCATCAACCATCGAAAGAGCCACCAAACAGGTATCTATCCCTGTTCAGTTTGTTCCAAGCAGCTGTTCAATGCAGCTGCTCTGAAAAACCATGTTCGTGCTCATCATAGACCCCGGCAAGGGACTGGGGAAGAAGTGTCCTCAACTGCCCATATGTTGGCAGAGACTaccaaaaaagaggaagaggtcCCCGAGAGCAACCTTGACCATCGTCCCTATAAGTGCAATGAGTGTGGTCGGGCTTACCGCCACAGGGGGAGTCTGGTGAACCACCGCCACAGCCATCGGACAGGAGAATACCAGTGTTCACTCTGTCCTCGAAAATACCCTAACCTTATGGCTCTGCGCAACCATGTGCGTGTACATTGCAAGGCTACACGCCGAAGTGCATACCCAGGGACTGAGGGTTCACCTAGCCCTGTCAAGAAGGAACAACCTGACCCAGTGGGAACAGAAGCAGCATTCCACACAGATCAAGGGCATGTATACAAACATGAAGAAGAGGCCACAGCAGATAGGACAACACAACAGATATGTAACATTTGTGGTATGCTCTTTGAAGATCTCAAGAGTCTTGAACATCATGGCATGACGCACAaggcaggggaaggagaaaagagcagGACAGACAGCAACGTGTCACCACCTAGAGCATTTGCTTGTCGAGACTGTGGAAAGAGCTATCGCCACTCAGGCAGCCTTATCAACCACAGGCAGACCCACCAGACAGGAGACTTCAGCTGTGGGACCTGTGCCAAGCATTTCCATACCATGGCTGCCATGAAGAGCCATTTACGACGTCATAGTCGGCAGTGGAACAGGAGGCACCAGAAACAAGATAGTACTGGTGAAGAAGAGTCCAAACTCGCACCTGCGGGTACCTGGACCCAGAAGCTGGAAAATGATGAAGACCTGGATTCTTCCCAAGACCCTTTGGGAGAAAGTCCTTGTGGGGCTGAAGACAACCTGGAAAGGGATGGGGACTGTTTGCAGGTGGGATCTAAAGGCAGCGAATATGGGCTTGGAAGGGATGAAGCCTGTTTCCTGGGTGCTAAAGAAGACACTGGCACTGAGGAAGGACTAGAAAAGAAAGAGGCCTGTTTCCTTGATCACTTAGACATTCCAGGTGATGAGGAAAGCAGTAAAGCTGGCTTCTATGATAGTCTCCCTGGGGTGGATAGTGACCAGAAGCCAGGCATTTGCCAGTTTGACTCCTCCCACCCTGCTGACACTGACACTGTCTGGAAGGCTGAAGTCACTCACACATGTTCTGATTGTGGGGAATCTTTCCCCCATGCTGCTGGCCTGCTGAGCCATAGGTCCTGCCACCCTCCAGGCATCTATCAATGCTCTCTCTGTCCAAAGGAGTTTGATTCTCTGCCTGCCCTGCGTAGTCACTTCCAGAACCACAGGCCAGGGGAGGTAGCCTCAGCACAGCCCTTCCTCTGTTGTCTGTGTGGTATGATCTTTCCTGGGAGGACTGACTACAGGCATCACCTGCGCCAGGCTCACGGCACTTCTGGCATACCTGAGGGctcagaagaagaggaggaaggcacagcagaagcagcCTCTACCCATAGTCCTCCCCTACAGCTTTCAGAAGCAGAGCTGCTGAATCAGCTACAGCGGGAGGTGGAAGCTCTAGATGGAGCAGGTTATGGGCACATTTGTGGCTGCTGTGGTCAGACCTATGATGACCTGGGGAGCCTGGCGCGTCATCACCAAAGTCAAAGTTCCAGTAATACAACAGAGACTGTTCCTAGCCACTTAGAAGGATCAGTTGATTCGATAGAAATAGTTACAGATCATGTCTTTGAGGGCACAGTGACTTCTGTCTCAGAAGAGGGTAAGGACACTAAGTCTGAGGAGGGAGTAGATGGCACAGTTGCAGACAGCCTTTGCATGCAGGCTGGTGAAAGCTTTCTGGAGTCCCACCCCCGCCCTTTCCGATGTAACCAGTGTGGCAAGACTTATCGTCATGGAGGCAGCCTGGTTAACCACCGGAAGATCCATCAGACAGGTGACTTCATCTGCCCTGTCTGTTCTCGCTGCTACCCCAACCTGGCTGCCTACCGGAATCATCTGCGGAACCACCCTCGCTGCAAAGGTTCAGAGCCCCAAGTGGGTCCTAtctcagaggcaggaggcagcaaCGAACCCCAGAAtgtggcagaggcagggcaggaacAGGCATTAATAGGGCAGCTCCAGGAAGAATTTAAAGTGGAGCCCTTTGAGGAGCCGGCAAGGGTGAAAGAAGAAGTGTGGGAGGAGACCACTGTaaaggaggaggaactggagcACAGGTTGGAGACAGCAGAGAAAGGCTGTCAAACTGAAGTCAGCTCTGAGCGGCCCTTTAGCTGTGAAGTATGTGGCCGTACCTACAAGCATGCTGGCAGCCTCATCAATCACCGGCAGAGCCACCAGACTGGCCACTTTGGCTGCCAGGCCTGCTCCAAGGGCTTTTCAAACCTCATGTCCCTTAAGAACCACCGGCGCATCCATGCAGACCCTCGGCGTTTCCGCTGCAGTGAATGTGGGAAGGCCTTTCGCCTGCGGAAGCAGCTGGCCAACCACCAGCGGGTCCATACTGAGCGACGGAGGGGTAAGGGCACCCAGAAGCTTATTCGTGAGGATCGGCCTTTCAGGTGTGGGCAATGTGGCCGGAACTACCGCCATGCTGGCAGCCTCCTGAACCATCAGTGCATCCATGAGACAGGCCAATACAGCTGCCCCTTCTGTTTTAAGACATATTCCAACCGCACAGCCCTGAAAGACCACCAGAGGCTGCACTCTGATAGTCGGCGGCGGCGGGCGTCCCGGAGGGCAGCAGCTGTGCGTTGTACCCTTTGTGGCTGTGGCTTTCCTGGCCAGGGGTCCCTGGAGCAGCATCTGCAGGAGCATGAGGAGGGCAAACTGGAGCTGGCCCGCAGCCAGGGAGGCCCACATGATACGGAAGGCAGTAAGGAAAACCTTGCTGATGACTGGGGCCTGGAGGCCAGGTCAGAAGGTCTTCAGTCAGTCCTGCAGCTGGAGCATGGAACCCAGAGGCCTAGGGAGCACATTCAGAGTCCCAGCAGGCCAGCAGGTTCAGAATTCACAGAATCTTTCTCTTGGGAAATAGGGAAGGTAGATGGGTGTCAAGGAGACAGGGGACAAATGAATCACAATGGTGCCTGGGGTCTTCAGGACCAGTTAACCAAACCAGAAGGCAAGTTGGAAGACCTCTCTGAGAGCCAGTCCAGCGGTCCTGCTGCAAGTTATATGGATAGCTGGGATGATGGAGACAGCAGCTCTCAGCTCCAACCAGAGAGCCGCCCTTATTGCTGTAGTCAGTGTGGAAAGACCTACTGCCAACCTGATGGCCTCTTGAATCCCGACATTAACAAGAAAGACTGTCACAGTTGTTTGCGCTGTTCCAAAGAGCTATTGAGTGCTGTGACCACTACAGTCCACAACCACACTGCTGCCCAGATCTTTGCTTGTAGTAACTGTAGCAAAGTGTTTGAGTCCCACATTGAGCTggccacacacatgcagactcATGCTGTTGACCATAATCAGGCGCCAAGTCAGACAGAGGAGACCAGAGATCCACAAGCTGGGATGGTAGAGGTGGATCCCCCTGGTCCAGGGAAAGCTCAGGAGGCCCCATCCAAACCTCCTAGAGACCCAGAAGAGAATGGGGAGCCAGCTGATGTAGGACAAGGAGCAAATTTGACAGCAGCTGAAGACAAGGAACGTCCCTTTTGCTGTGCTCAGTGTGGGCGCTCTTACCGCCATGCTGGTAGCCTGTTGAACCACCAGAAGGCTCATACCACTGGACTCTACCCCTGCTCCCTGTGTCCCAAACTTCTGCCCAACCTACTATCTCTCAAGAATCACAGCAGAACCCACACAGACCCCAAGCGCTACAGCTGCAACATCTGTGGTAAGGCTTTCCGAACAGCTGCCCGGCTACAGGGCCATGGCCGGGTCCATGCTCCCCAGGAGGGACCATTCACCTGTTCTCATTGTCCCCGCCATTTTCGCCACCAAACGAGCTTCCTgcagcaccagcagcagcaccagGAGGAGTGGACCATGTCTAGCTCAG GAGCTTCAGTGGCATCAGTAACAAGCAGAGGGGATTCCTCTACAGCCTCTCTCTTGGACCCCTCACCCCAGTGGCCTGCAGACCTCAACTTCTCTGTTTGA
- the Znf646 gene encoding zinc finger protein 646 isoform X2, giving the protein MADMPLSFSCSDCQRHFPNLPELSRHRELLHPSANQDSEEADGSPHPFRSQQCGRGYHHPGTSVNHQQNLETGLFPCTTCGKDFTNPLALQSHMRTHALEGHQRHRPPHAKETTSHGHIETMSTESWGQRLDSREGWESQTKHVQETGECDSEADPRAVPGTWEDPPTKSREGLEIQPDPKESAEDWVPATNSDGAPPLPTPASNLLSNLEQYLAESVVNFTGGQESTEPLAAEEERKYKCNQCGKTYKHAGSLTNHRQSHTLGIYPCAICFKEFSNLMALKNHSRLHAQYRPYHCPHCPRAFRLPRDLLEHQQSHEGEKQEQPWEEREMLTTNGHTDERSWNQLPKTPILNGSGELSTSGQLEDGSPEEYRPFCCGDCGRTYRHAGSLINHRKSHQTGIYPCSVCSKQLFNAAALKNHVRAHHRPRQGTGEEVSSTAHMLAETTKKEEEVPESNLDHRPYKCNECGRAYRHRGSLVNHRHSHRTGEYQCSLCPRKYPNLMALRNHVRVHCKATRRSAYPGTEGSPSPVKKEQPDPVGTEAAFHTDQGHVYKHEEEATADRTTQQICNICGMLFEDLKSLEHHGMTHKAGEGEKSRTDSNVSPPRAFACRDCGKSYRHSGSLINHRQTHQTGDFSCGTCAKHFHTMAAMKSHLRRHSRQWNRRHQKQDSTGEEESKLAPAGTWTQKLENDEDLDSSQDPLGESPCGAEDNLERDGDCLQVGSKGSEYGLGRDEACFLGAKEDTGTEEGLEKKEACFLDHLDIPGDEESSKAGFYDSLPGVDSDQKPGICQFDSSHPADTDTVWKAEVTHTCSDCGESFPHAAGLLSHRSCHPPGIYQCSLCPKEFDSLPALRSHFQNHRPGEVASAQPFLCCLCGMIFPGRTDYRHHLRQAHGTSGIPEGSEEEEEGTAEAASTHSPPLQLSEAELLNQLQREVEALDGAGYGHICGCCGQTYDDLGSLARHHQSQSSSNTTETVPSHLEGSVDSIEIVTDHVFEGTVTSVSEEGKDTKSEEGVDGTVADSLCMQAGESFLESHPRPFRCNQCGKTYRHGGSLVNHRKIHQTGDFICPVCSRCYPNLAAYRNHLRNHPRCKGSEPQVGPISEAGGSNEPQNVAEAGQEQALIGQLQEEFKVEPFEEPARVKEEVWEETTVKEEELEHRLETAEKGCQTEVSSERPFSCEVCGRTYKHAGSLINHRQSHQTGHFGCQACSKGFSNLMSLKNHRRIHADPRRFRCSECGKAFRLRKQLANHQRVHTERRRGKGTQKLIREDRPFRCGQCGRNYRHAGSLLNHQCIHETGQYSCPFCFKTYSNRTALKDHQRLHSDSRRRRASRRAAAVRCTLCGCGFPGQGSLEQHLQEHEEGKLELARSQGGPHDTEGSKENLADDWGLEARSEGLQSVLQLEHGTQRPREHIQSPSRPAGSEFTESFSWEIGKVDGCQGDRGQMNHNGAWGLQDQLTKPEGKLEDLSESQSSGPAASYMDSWDDGDSSSQLQPESRPYCCSQCGKTYCQPDGLLNPDINKKDCHSCLRCSKELLSAVTTTVHNHTAAQIFACSNCSKVFESHIELATHMQTHAVDHNQAPSQTEETRDPQAGMVEVDPPGPGKAQEAPSKPPRDPEENGEPADVGQGANLTAAEDKERPFCCAQCGRSYRHAGSLLNHQKAHTTGLYPCSLCPKLLPNLLSLKNHSRTHTDPKRYSCNICGKAFRTAARLQGHGRVHAPQEGPFTCSHCPRHFRHQTSFLQHQQQHQEEWTMSSSGM; this is encoded by the coding sequence ATGGCAGACATGCCCCTTTCATTCAGTTGCTCTGACTGTCAGCGCCACTTTCCTAACCTCCCAGAACTGTCTCGGCATCGAGAACTGCTCCATCCATCTGCTAACCAGGACAGTGAGGAGGCTGACGGTTCCCCCCACCCCTTTCGAAGTCAGCAGTGTGGGCGTGGCTACCATCACCCAGGGACCTCTGTCAACCACCAACAGAACCTCGAAACTGGTCTTTTCCCCTGTACCACCTGTGGCAAGGATTTTACTAATCCCTTGGCCCTCCAGAGCCACATGAGGACTCATGCTCTTGAGGGACACCAAAGGCACAGGCCCCCACATGCCAAGGAAACCACTTCACACGGTCACATCGAGACAATGTCTACTGAATCCTGGGGTCAGAGACTTGATTCTAGGGAAGGCTGGGAAAGTCAGACAAAGCATGTACAAGAGACAGGTGAATGTGACTCTGAAGCTGATCCCAGGGCAGTTCCAGGTACTTGGGAAGATCCACCGACCAAATCAAGAGAAGGCTTAGAAATCCAGCCAGATCCTAAAGAAAGTGCAGAGGACTGGGTACCCGCCACCAATTCTGATGGAGCACCACCACTCCCCACTCCAGCCAGCAACCTGCTTAGCAATTTGGAACAGTATTTGGCTGAATCAGTAGTGAACTTCACAGGGGGCCAGGAATCCACTGAGCCACTTGCTGCTGAGGAGGAACGAAAATACAAGTGCAATCAATGTGGAAAGACCTATAAGCATGCTGGGAGCCTCACCAACCACCGCCAGAGCCACACTCTGGGCATCTACCCTTGTGCCATCTGTTTTAAGGAGTTTTCTAACCTCATGGCTCTGAAGAACCACTCACGACTCCACGCTCAGTATCGACCTTACCACTGTCCCCACTGCCCTCGTGCCTTCCGGCTCCCTCGGGATCTACTGGAACATCAGCAGTCCCACGAGGGGGAAAAGCAGGAACAgccatgggaagagagagagatgcttacCACAAATGGACATACGGATGAGAGGAGCTGGAATCAGCTACCCAAAACACCGATACTGAATGGCTCTGGGGAGCTCAGCACTTCTGGGCAGCTAGAGGATGGTAGCCCAGAGGAGTATCGACCTTTTTGTTGTGGGGACTGTGGTCGTACTTACCGTCATGCAGGTAGTCTCATCAACCATCGAAAGAGCCACCAAACAGGTATCTATCCCTGTTCAGTTTGTTCCAAGCAGCTGTTCAATGCAGCTGCTCTGAAAAACCATGTTCGTGCTCATCATAGACCCCGGCAAGGGACTGGGGAAGAAGTGTCCTCAACTGCCCATATGTTGGCAGAGACTaccaaaaaagaggaagaggtcCCCGAGAGCAACCTTGACCATCGTCCCTATAAGTGCAATGAGTGTGGTCGGGCTTACCGCCACAGGGGGAGTCTGGTGAACCACCGCCACAGCCATCGGACAGGAGAATACCAGTGTTCACTCTGTCCTCGAAAATACCCTAACCTTATGGCTCTGCGCAACCATGTGCGTGTACATTGCAAGGCTACACGCCGAAGTGCATACCCAGGGACTGAGGGTTCACCTAGCCCTGTCAAGAAGGAACAACCTGACCCAGTGGGAACAGAAGCAGCATTCCACACAGATCAAGGGCATGTATACAAACATGAAGAAGAGGCCACAGCAGATAGGACAACACAACAGATATGTAACATTTGTGGTATGCTCTTTGAAGATCTCAAGAGTCTTGAACATCATGGCATGACGCACAaggcaggggaaggagaaaagagcagGACAGACAGCAACGTGTCACCACCTAGAGCATTTGCTTGTCGAGACTGTGGAAAGAGCTATCGCCACTCAGGCAGCCTTATCAACCACAGGCAGACCCACCAGACAGGAGACTTCAGCTGTGGGACCTGTGCCAAGCATTTCCATACCATGGCTGCCATGAAGAGCCATTTACGACGTCATAGTCGGCAGTGGAACAGGAGGCACCAGAAACAAGATAGTACTGGTGAAGAAGAGTCCAAACTCGCACCTGCGGGTACCTGGACCCAGAAGCTGGAAAATGATGAAGACCTGGATTCTTCCCAAGACCCTTTGGGAGAAAGTCCTTGTGGGGCTGAAGACAACCTGGAAAGGGATGGGGACTGTTTGCAGGTGGGATCTAAAGGCAGCGAATATGGGCTTGGAAGGGATGAAGCCTGTTTCCTGGGTGCTAAAGAAGACACTGGCACTGAGGAAGGACTAGAAAAGAAAGAGGCCTGTTTCCTTGATCACTTAGACATTCCAGGTGATGAGGAAAGCAGTAAAGCTGGCTTCTATGATAGTCTCCCTGGGGTGGATAGTGACCAGAAGCCAGGCATTTGCCAGTTTGACTCCTCCCACCCTGCTGACACTGACACTGTCTGGAAGGCTGAAGTCACTCACACATGTTCTGATTGTGGGGAATCTTTCCCCCATGCTGCTGGCCTGCTGAGCCATAGGTCCTGCCACCCTCCAGGCATCTATCAATGCTCTCTCTGTCCAAAGGAGTTTGATTCTCTGCCTGCCCTGCGTAGTCACTTCCAGAACCACAGGCCAGGGGAGGTAGCCTCAGCACAGCCCTTCCTCTGTTGTCTGTGTGGTATGATCTTTCCTGGGAGGACTGACTACAGGCATCACCTGCGCCAGGCTCACGGCACTTCTGGCATACCTGAGGGctcagaagaagaggaggaaggcacagcagaagcagcCTCTACCCATAGTCCTCCCCTACAGCTTTCAGAAGCAGAGCTGCTGAATCAGCTACAGCGGGAGGTGGAAGCTCTAGATGGAGCAGGTTATGGGCACATTTGTGGCTGCTGTGGTCAGACCTATGATGACCTGGGGAGCCTGGCGCGTCATCACCAAAGTCAAAGTTCCAGTAATACAACAGAGACTGTTCCTAGCCACTTAGAAGGATCAGTTGATTCGATAGAAATAGTTACAGATCATGTCTTTGAGGGCACAGTGACTTCTGTCTCAGAAGAGGGTAAGGACACTAAGTCTGAGGAGGGAGTAGATGGCACAGTTGCAGACAGCCTTTGCATGCAGGCTGGTGAAAGCTTTCTGGAGTCCCACCCCCGCCCTTTCCGATGTAACCAGTGTGGCAAGACTTATCGTCATGGAGGCAGCCTGGTTAACCACCGGAAGATCCATCAGACAGGTGACTTCATCTGCCCTGTCTGTTCTCGCTGCTACCCCAACCTGGCTGCCTACCGGAATCATCTGCGGAACCACCCTCGCTGCAAAGGTTCAGAGCCCCAAGTGGGTCCTAtctcagaggcaggaggcagcaaCGAACCCCAGAAtgtggcagaggcagggcaggaacAGGCATTAATAGGGCAGCTCCAGGAAGAATTTAAAGTGGAGCCCTTTGAGGAGCCGGCAAGGGTGAAAGAAGAAGTGTGGGAGGAGACCACTGTaaaggaggaggaactggagcACAGGTTGGAGACAGCAGAGAAAGGCTGTCAAACTGAAGTCAGCTCTGAGCGGCCCTTTAGCTGTGAAGTATGTGGCCGTACCTACAAGCATGCTGGCAGCCTCATCAATCACCGGCAGAGCCACCAGACTGGCCACTTTGGCTGCCAGGCCTGCTCCAAGGGCTTTTCAAACCTCATGTCCCTTAAGAACCACCGGCGCATCCATGCAGACCCTCGGCGTTTCCGCTGCAGTGAATGTGGGAAGGCCTTTCGCCTGCGGAAGCAGCTGGCCAACCACCAGCGGGTCCATACTGAGCGACGGAGGGGTAAGGGCACCCAGAAGCTTATTCGTGAGGATCGGCCTTTCAGGTGTGGGCAATGTGGCCGGAACTACCGCCATGCTGGCAGCCTCCTGAACCATCAGTGCATCCATGAGACAGGCCAATACAGCTGCCCCTTCTGTTTTAAGACATATTCCAACCGCACAGCCCTGAAAGACCACCAGAGGCTGCACTCTGATAGTCGGCGGCGGCGGGCGTCCCGGAGGGCAGCAGCTGTGCGTTGTACCCTTTGTGGCTGTGGCTTTCCTGGCCAGGGGTCCCTGGAGCAGCATCTGCAGGAGCATGAGGAGGGCAAACTGGAGCTGGCCCGCAGCCAGGGAGGCCCACATGATACGGAAGGCAGTAAGGAAAACCTTGCTGATGACTGGGGCCTGGAGGCCAGGTCAGAAGGTCTTCAGTCAGTCCTGCAGCTGGAGCATGGAACCCAGAGGCCTAGGGAGCACATTCAGAGTCCCAGCAGGCCAGCAGGTTCAGAATTCACAGAATCTTTCTCTTGGGAAATAGGGAAGGTAGATGGGTGTCAAGGAGACAGGGGACAAATGAATCACAATGGTGCCTGGGGTCTTCAGGACCAGTTAACCAAACCAGAAGGCAAGTTGGAAGACCTCTCTGAGAGCCAGTCCAGCGGTCCTGCTGCAAGTTATATGGATAGCTGGGATGATGGAGACAGCAGCTCTCAGCTCCAACCAGAGAGCCGCCCTTATTGCTGTAGTCAGTGTGGAAAGACCTACTGCCAACCTGATGGCCTCTTGAATCCCGACATTAACAAGAAAGACTGTCACAGTTGTTTGCGCTGTTCCAAAGAGCTATTGAGTGCTGTGACCACTACAGTCCACAACCACACTGCTGCCCAGATCTTTGCTTGTAGTAACTGTAGCAAAGTGTTTGAGTCCCACATTGAGCTggccacacacatgcagactcATGCTGTTGACCATAATCAGGCGCCAAGTCAGACAGAGGAGACCAGAGATCCACAAGCTGGGATGGTAGAGGTGGATCCCCCTGGTCCAGGGAAAGCTCAGGAGGCCCCATCCAAACCTCCTAGAGACCCAGAAGAGAATGGGGAGCCAGCTGATGTAGGACAAGGAGCAAATTTGACAGCAGCTGAAGACAAGGAACGTCCCTTTTGCTGTGCTCAGTGTGGGCGCTCTTACCGCCATGCTGGTAGCCTGTTGAACCACCAGAAGGCTCATACCACTGGACTCTACCCCTGCTCCCTGTGTCCCAAACTTCTGCCCAACCTACTATCTCTCAAGAATCACAGCAGAACCCACACAGACCCCAAGCGCTACAGCTGCAACATCTGTGGTAAGGCTTTCCGAACAGCTGCCCGGCTACAGGGCCATGGCCGGGTCCATGCTCCCCAGGAGGGACCATTCACCTGTTCTCATTGTCCCCGCCATTTTCGCCACCAAACGAGCTTCCTgcagcaccagcagcagcaccagGAGGAGTGGACCATGTCTAGCTCAGGTATGTGA